The nucleotide sequence ACTCCGCCTGCAACTTGTTGACTCGTTCTGATTTAGGAATAATCTCAACTCCCAAACACACTCTAAGAACAAGGAGTCAAGCTGGCCAGAAGCGCATTTCCAGCGAAACCCTCGTAAGATTAGCTGTCAGATTTACGGCTCCGCCGTGCAGCAGGTAAGGCGAAAACAGTAGCACTTCATCGGGGTTGGGGTTGGGGCGAATAAGCTGTATGTTTGCCGTACTACCTTTAACCCCCGGTACCCTATAAAGCGCGCCCTTATAGATAGCACCTTGCTGGGTGCGCTCCGTTTGATTCTCAGGCCACCAATGGCTGCCTGGAACTAGGCTAAGAGAAGAGTCGATGGTGCTACCGGCTACTGGCAGGTAAATGTTAATGCAGTCAGCGTAGTTGGGCAGCCACACGTCGCGGTGCAGTGGATTATTATCGGAACGGCCCGGGCGAATGATGCGCAGATGAAACAGGCGGGCCGCGTCGTAGGGGTTGCATGCTGCTACAGGGCTGCCA is from Hymenobacter yonginensis and encodes:
- a CDS encoding phytanoyl-CoA dioxygenase family protein, whose translation is MNVTINQHPLEHDVEGQSSPADNGVLLATSYDLTAGNSWAASGYTVAPFLAPSAQKQLKEGLAELVREALRATGLPVASDFAVERYHEMIGDDQARHLAVIQFTREYPVSRLPVPVQWLEERVAQLCGSPVAACNPYDAARLFHLRIIRPGRSDNNPLHRDVWLPNYADCINIYLPVAGSTIDSSLSLVPGSHWWPENQTERTQQGAIYKGALYRVPGVKGSTANIQLIRPNPNPDEVLLFSPYLLHGGAVNLTANLTRVSLEMRFWPA